A genome region from Mastacembelus armatus chromosome 8, fMasArm1.2, whole genome shotgun sequence includes the following:
- the atp2a1 gene encoding sarcoplasmic/endoplasmic reticulum calcium ATPase 1 isoform X2, with amino-acid sequence MENAHIKESADVLSYFGVTEDTGLSPDQVKKNLDKYGFNELPAEEGKSIWELVVEQFEDLLVRILLLAACISFVLAWFEEGEETVTAFVEPFVILLILIANAVVGVWQERNAESAIEALKEYEPEMGKVYRADRKSVQRIKAREIVPGDVVEVSVGDKVPADIRIISIKSTTLRVDQSILTGESVSVIKHTDPVPDPRAVNQDKKNMLFSGTNIAAGKATGIVVATGVSTEIGKIRDQMAATEQEKTPLQQKLDEFGEQLSKVISLICVAVWIINIGHFNDPVHGGSWIRGAIYYFKIAVALAVAAIPEGLPAVITTCLALGTRRMAKKNAIVRSLPSVETLGCTSVICSDKTGTLTTNQMCVTKMFIIDKVEGDTVSLGQFDISGSKYTPEGEVTKNGALLKCGQYDGLVELATICALCNDSSLDYNESKGIYEKVGEATETALCCLVEKMNVFNTEVRGLSKVERANACCAVIKQLMRKEFTLEFSRDRKSMSVYCSPAKSAKAPVGSKMFVKGAPEGVIDRCAYIRVGTTRLPLTGPVKDHIMSVIKEWGTGRDTLRCLALATCDSPMRKEEMNLEDSTKFAQYETDLTFVGCVGMLDPPRKEVMGSIELCKAAGIRVIMITGDNKGTAVAICRRIGIFSEDEDVTGKAFTGREFDDLAPYDQKNAVQKACCFARVEPSHKSKIVEYLQSFDEITAMTGDGVNDAPALKKAEIGIAMGSGTAVAKSASEMVLADDNFSSIVSAVEEGRAIYNNMKQFIRYLISSNVGEVVCIFLTAALGLPEALIPVQLLWVNLVTDGLPATALGFNPPDLDIMGKAPRSPKEPLISGWLFFRYLAIGGYVGAATVAAAAWWFLYSDDGPMVTFYQLSHFMQCSEDNEDFAGVNCEVFESAPPMTMALSVLVTIEMCNALNSLSENQSLVRMPPWSNGWLVAAMSLSMSLHFMIIYIDPLPMIFKLTHLNVEQWLIVLKLSFPVILLDELLKFVARTYLEGKV; translated from the exons ATGGAGAACGCACACATCAAAGAGTCAGCGGACGTTCTGTCCTACTTCGGCGTCACTGAGGACACTGGCCTGTCGCCTGATCAGGTTAAGAAGAACTTGGACAAGTATGGCTTCAACG AGCTGCCAGCAGAGGAGG gAAAGAGTATCTGGGAGTTGGTGGTGGAACAGTTTGAGGACCTGTTGGTCAGAATCTTACTGCTGGCTGCCTGCATCTctttt gtacTGGCTTGGTTTGAGGAAGGTGAGGAAACTGTCACTGCCTTTGTTGAGCCCTTtgtcatcctcctcatcctcatcgcGAATGCTGTCGTTGGAGTGTGGCAG GAGCGCAATGCAGAAAGTGCCATAGAGGCTCTCAAGGAGTACGAGCCAGAGATGGGGAAAGTTTATCGGGCGGACAGGAAGAGCGTGCAGAGAATCAAGGCCAGAGAGATTGTTCCTGGTGATGTGGTGGAGGTTTCTG TTGGAGACAAAGTGCCAGCTGACATCAGAATCATTTCCATCAAGTCTACAACCCTGCGTGTGGACCAGTCCATTCTTACTG GTGAGTCTGTCAGTGTGATCAAGCACACTGATCCTGTCCCAGACCCCCGGGCTGTCAACCAGGACAAAAAGAACATGCTATTCTCT GGCACCAATATTGCTGCTGGAAAAGCCACTGGAATTGTTGTTGCAACCGGTGTGTCGACTGAGATCGGTAAGATTCGTGACCAGATGGCTGCCACTGAGCAGGAGAAGACCCctctgcagcagaaactggaTGAGTTTGGAGAGCAGCTCTCCAAG GTCATCTCCCTCATTTGTGTGGCTGTCTGGATAATCAACATTGGCCATTTCAATGACCCTGTCCATGGAGGCTCCTGGATCCGTGGTGCTATCTACTATTTCAAGATTGCTGTGGCTCTGGCTGTGGCTGCCATCCCTGAAG GTCTCCCTGCTGTCATCACCACTTGCCTTGCTCTGGGAACACGACGTATGGCCAAGAAGAATGCCATTGTCAGAAGTCTGCCCTCTGTGGAGACCCTGGGCTGCACCTCAGTCATCTGCTCTGATAAGACTGGTACTCTCACCACCAATCAGATGTGTGTAACTAAG ATGTTCATCATTGATAAAGTAGAAGGTGACACCGTTTCCCTCGGTCAGTTCGACATCTCAGGCTCAAAGTACACCCCTGAAGGAGAAGT TACAAAAAATGGTGCACTGTTAAAGTGTGGACAGTATGATGGACTGGTTGAGCTGGCTACCATCTGTGCTCTGTGCAATGACTCTTCTCTGGACTACAACGAG TCCAAGGGTATTTATGAGAAAGTGGGTGAAGCCACTGAAACAGCATTGTGCTGTTTGGTGGAGAAGATGAACGTGTTCAACACGGAAGTGCGAGGCCTGTCCAAGGTGGAAAGGGCAAATGCGTGTTGTGCT GTGATTAAGCAGCTGATGAGGAAGGAGTTCACCCTAGAGTTTTCCAGAGACAGGAAGTCCATGTCAGTCTACTGCTCTCCAGCCAAGTCGGCCAAAGCTCCTGTGGGAAGCAAGATGTTTGTCAAA GGTGCTCCAGAGGGTGTCATTGACCGGTGTGCATACATCCGTGTGGGCACCACCCGTCTACCACTGACTGGCCCGGTCAAAGATCACATCATGTCAGTCATCAAGGAATGGGGCACTGGGCGCGACACCCTCCGCTGTTTGGCACTGGCCACCTGTGACAGCCCTATGAGGAAGGAGGAGATGAACCTGGAGGACTCAACCAAGTTTGCACAGTATGAG ACTGATCTGACCTTTGTGGGCTGTGTTGGCATGCTCGACCCTCCTCGTAAGGAAGTGATGGGCTCCATCGAGCTGTGCAAGGCCGCTGGCATCCGTGTCATCATGATTACTG GTGACAACAAAGGCACAGCGGTGGCCATCTGCCGTCGGATTGGCATCTTcagtgaggatgaggatgtCACTGGAAAGGCCTTCACCGGTCGTGAGTTTGATGACCTTGCACCCTATGATCAGAAGAACGCTGTACAAAAAGCTTGCTGCTTTGCCAGAGTGGAACCATCTCACAAGTCTAAGATCGTTGAGTACCTGCAGAGCTTTGATGAGATCACTGCCATG ACTGGTGATGGAGTGAACGATGCCCCCGCCTTGAAGAAGGCAGAGATTGGCATCGCCATGGGCTCTGGCACTGCCGTTGCCAAGTCAGCCTCTGAGATGGTCCTGGCTGACGACAACTTCTCTTCCATTGTGTCTGCTGTAGAGGAGGGCAGAGCCATTTACAACAACATGAAGCAGTTCATCCGTTACCTCATCTCCTCCAATGTAGGCGAGGTTGTCTG TATCTTCCTGACCGCTGCCCTGGGTCTGCCTGAGGCTCTGATCCCTGTCCAGCTGCTGTGGGTCAACCTTGTGACTGACGGTCTGCCTGCCACCGCACTGGGTTTCAACCCTCCTGACCTGGATATCATGGGCAAAGCCCCCCGCTCCCCAAAAGAGCCCCTCATCTCTGGCTGGCTCTTCTTCAGATATTTGGCCATTGGAG GTTATGTTGGTGCTGCAACTGTTGCAGCAGCTGCCTGGTGGTTCCTGTACAGTGATGATGGCCCCATGGTTACCTTCTATCAGCTG TCGCACTTCATGCAGTGCAGTGAGGACAACGAGGATTTTGCTGGGGTTAACTGTGAGGTGTTTGAATCTGCTCCTCCAATGACCATGGCTCTGTCTGTGCTCGTCACCATCGAGATGTGCAACGCTCTGAACAG
- the atp2a1 gene encoding sarcoplasmic/endoplasmic reticulum calcium ATPase 1 isoform X3 → MENAHIKESADVLSYFGVTEDTGLSPDQVKKNLDKYGFNELPAEEGKSIWELVVEQFEDLLVRILLLAACISFVLAWFEEGEETVTAFVEPFVILLILIANAVVGVWQERNAESAIEALKEYEPEMGKVYRADRKSVQRIKAREIVPGDVVEVSVGDKVPADIRIISIKSTTLRVDQSILTGESVSVIKHTDPVPDPRAVNQDKKNMLFSGTNIAAGKATGIVVATGVSTEIGKIRDQMAATEQEKTPLQQKLDEFGEQLSKVISLICVAVWIINIGHFNDPVHGGSWIRGAIYYFKIAVALAVAAIPEGLPAVITTCLALGTRRMAKKNAIVRSLPSVETLGCTSVICSDKTGTLTTNQMCVTKMFIIDKVEGDTVSLGQFDISGSKYTPEGEVTKNGALLKCGQYDGLVELATICALCNDSSLDYNESKGIYEKVGEATETALCCLVEKMNVFNTEVRGLSKVERANACCAVIKQLMRKEFTLEFSRDRKSMSVYCSPAKSAKAPVGSKMFVKGAPEGVIDRCAYIRVGTTRLPLTGPVKDHIMSVIKEWGTGRDTLRCLALATCDSPMRKEEMNLEDSTKFAQYETDLTFVGCVGMLDPPRKEVMGSIELCKAAGIRVIMITGDNKGTAVAICRRIGIFSEDEDVTGKAFTGREFDDLAPYDQKNAVQKACCFARVEPSHKSKIVEYLQSFDEITAMTGDGVNDAPALKKAEIGIAMGSGTAVAKSASEMVLADDNFSSIVSAVEEGRAIYNNMKQFIRYLISSNVGEVVCIFLTAALGLPEALIPVQLLWVNLVTDGLPATALGFNPPDLDIMGKAPRSPKEPLISGWLFFRYLAIGGYVGAATVAAAAWWFLYSDDGPMVTFYQLSHFMQCSEDNEDFAGVNCEVFESAPPMTMALSVLVTIEMCNALNSLSENQSLVRMPPWSNGWLVAAMSLSMSLHFMIIYIDPLPMIFKLTHLNVEQWLIVLKLSFPVILLDELLKFVARTYLEA, encoded by the exons ATGGAGAACGCACACATCAAAGAGTCAGCGGACGTTCTGTCCTACTTCGGCGTCACTGAGGACACTGGCCTGTCGCCTGATCAGGTTAAGAAGAACTTGGACAAGTATGGCTTCAACG AGCTGCCAGCAGAGGAGG gAAAGAGTATCTGGGAGTTGGTGGTGGAACAGTTTGAGGACCTGTTGGTCAGAATCTTACTGCTGGCTGCCTGCATCTctttt gtacTGGCTTGGTTTGAGGAAGGTGAGGAAACTGTCACTGCCTTTGTTGAGCCCTTtgtcatcctcctcatcctcatcgcGAATGCTGTCGTTGGAGTGTGGCAG GAGCGCAATGCAGAAAGTGCCATAGAGGCTCTCAAGGAGTACGAGCCAGAGATGGGGAAAGTTTATCGGGCGGACAGGAAGAGCGTGCAGAGAATCAAGGCCAGAGAGATTGTTCCTGGTGATGTGGTGGAGGTTTCTG TTGGAGACAAAGTGCCAGCTGACATCAGAATCATTTCCATCAAGTCTACAACCCTGCGTGTGGACCAGTCCATTCTTACTG GTGAGTCTGTCAGTGTGATCAAGCACACTGATCCTGTCCCAGACCCCCGGGCTGTCAACCAGGACAAAAAGAACATGCTATTCTCT GGCACCAATATTGCTGCTGGAAAAGCCACTGGAATTGTTGTTGCAACCGGTGTGTCGACTGAGATCGGTAAGATTCGTGACCAGATGGCTGCCACTGAGCAGGAGAAGACCCctctgcagcagaaactggaTGAGTTTGGAGAGCAGCTCTCCAAG GTCATCTCCCTCATTTGTGTGGCTGTCTGGATAATCAACATTGGCCATTTCAATGACCCTGTCCATGGAGGCTCCTGGATCCGTGGTGCTATCTACTATTTCAAGATTGCTGTGGCTCTGGCTGTGGCTGCCATCCCTGAAG GTCTCCCTGCTGTCATCACCACTTGCCTTGCTCTGGGAACACGACGTATGGCCAAGAAGAATGCCATTGTCAGAAGTCTGCCCTCTGTGGAGACCCTGGGCTGCACCTCAGTCATCTGCTCTGATAAGACTGGTACTCTCACCACCAATCAGATGTGTGTAACTAAG ATGTTCATCATTGATAAAGTAGAAGGTGACACCGTTTCCCTCGGTCAGTTCGACATCTCAGGCTCAAAGTACACCCCTGAAGGAGAAGT TACAAAAAATGGTGCACTGTTAAAGTGTGGACAGTATGATGGACTGGTTGAGCTGGCTACCATCTGTGCTCTGTGCAATGACTCTTCTCTGGACTACAACGAG TCCAAGGGTATTTATGAGAAAGTGGGTGAAGCCACTGAAACAGCATTGTGCTGTTTGGTGGAGAAGATGAACGTGTTCAACACGGAAGTGCGAGGCCTGTCCAAGGTGGAAAGGGCAAATGCGTGTTGTGCT GTGATTAAGCAGCTGATGAGGAAGGAGTTCACCCTAGAGTTTTCCAGAGACAGGAAGTCCATGTCAGTCTACTGCTCTCCAGCCAAGTCGGCCAAAGCTCCTGTGGGAAGCAAGATGTTTGTCAAA GGTGCTCCAGAGGGTGTCATTGACCGGTGTGCATACATCCGTGTGGGCACCACCCGTCTACCACTGACTGGCCCGGTCAAAGATCACATCATGTCAGTCATCAAGGAATGGGGCACTGGGCGCGACACCCTCCGCTGTTTGGCACTGGCCACCTGTGACAGCCCTATGAGGAAGGAGGAGATGAACCTGGAGGACTCAACCAAGTTTGCACAGTATGAG ACTGATCTGACCTTTGTGGGCTGTGTTGGCATGCTCGACCCTCCTCGTAAGGAAGTGATGGGCTCCATCGAGCTGTGCAAGGCCGCTGGCATCCGTGTCATCATGATTACTG GTGACAACAAAGGCACAGCGGTGGCCATCTGCCGTCGGATTGGCATCTTcagtgaggatgaggatgtCACTGGAAAGGCCTTCACCGGTCGTGAGTTTGATGACCTTGCACCCTATGATCAGAAGAACGCTGTACAAAAAGCTTGCTGCTTTGCCAGAGTGGAACCATCTCACAAGTCTAAGATCGTTGAGTACCTGCAGAGCTTTGATGAGATCACTGCCATG ACTGGTGATGGAGTGAACGATGCCCCCGCCTTGAAGAAGGCAGAGATTGGCATCGCCATGGGCTCTGGCACTGCCGTTGCCAAGTCAGCCTCTGAGATGGTCCTGGCTGACGACAACTTCTCTTCCATTGTGTCTGCTGTAGAGGAGGGCAGAGCCATTTACAACAACATGAAGCAGTTCATCCGTTACCTCATCTCCTCCAATGTAGGCGAGGTTGTCTG TATCTTCCTGACCGCTGCCCTGGGTCTGCCTGAGGCTCTGATCCCTGTCCAGCTGCTGTGGGTCAACCTTGTGACTGACGGTCTGCCTGCCACCGCACTGGGTTTCAACCCTCCTGACCTGGATATCATGGGCAAAGCCCCCCGCTCCCCAAAAGAGCCCCTCATCTCTGGCTGGCTCTTCTTCAGATATTTGGCCATTGGAG GTTATGTTGGTGCTGCAACTGTTGCAGCAGCTGCCTGGTGGTTCCTGTACAGTGATGATGGCCCCATGGTTACCTTCTATCAGCTG TCGCACTTCATGCAGTGCAGTGAGGACAACGAGGATTTTGCTGGGGTTAACTGTGAGGTGTTTGAATCTGCTCCTCCAATGACCATGGCTCTGTCTGTGCTCGTCACCATCGAGATGTGCAACGCTCTGAACAG
- the atp2a1 gene encoding sarcoplasmic/endoplasmic reticulum calcium ATPase 1 isoform X1 yields the protein MENAHIKESADVLSYFGVTEDTGLSPDQVKKNLDKYGFNELPAEEGKSIWELVVEQFEDLLVRILLLAACISFVLAWFEEGEETVTAFVEPFVILLILIANAVVGVWQERNAESAIEALKEYEPEMGKVYRADRKSVQRIKAREIVPGDVVEVSVGDKVPADIRIISIKSTTLRVDQSILTGESVSVIKHTDPVPDPRAVNQDKKNMLFSGTNIAAGKATGIVVATGVSTEIGKIRDQMAATEQEKTPLQQKLDEFGEQLSKVISLICVAVWIINIGHFNDPVHGGSWIRGAIYYFKIAVALAVAAIPEGLPAVITTCLALGTRRMAKKNAIVRSLPSVETLGCTSVICSDKTGTLTTNQMCVTKMFIIDKVEGDTVSLGQFDISGSKYTPEGEVTKNGALLKCGQYDGLVELATICALCNDSSLDYNESKGIYEKVGEATETALCCLVEKMNVFNTEVRGLSKVERANACCAVIKQLMRKEFTLEFSRDRKSMSVYCSPAKSAKAPVGSKMFVKGAPEGVIDRCAYIRVGTTRLPLTGPVKDHIMSVIKEWGTGRDTLRCLALATCDSPMRKEEMNLEDSTKFAQYETDLTFVGCVGMLDPPRKEVMGSIELCKAAGIRVIMITGDNKGTAVAICRRIGIFSEDEDVTGKAFTGREFDDLAPYDQKNAVQKACCFARVEPSHKSKIVEYLQSFDEITAMTGDGVNDAPALKKAEIGIAMGSGTAVAKSASEMVLADDNFSSIVSAVEEGRAIYNNMKQFIRYLISSNVGEVVCIFLTAALGLPEALIPVQLLWVNLVTDGLPATALGFNPPDLDIMGKAPRSPKEPLISGWLFFRYLAIGGYVGAATVAAAAWWFLYSDDGPMVTFYQLSHFMQCSEDNEDFAGVNCEVFESAPPMTMALSVLVTIEMCNALNSLSENQSLVRMPPWSNGWLVAAMSLSMSLHFMIIYIDPLPMIFKLTHLNVEQWLIVLKLSFPVILLDELLKFVARTYLEGKLNI from the exons ATGGAGAACGCACACATCAAAGAGTCAGCGGACGTTCTGTCCTACTTCGGCGTCACTGAGGACACTGGCCTGTCGCCTGATCAGGTTAAGAAGAACTTGGACAAGTATGGCTTCAACG AGCTGCCAGCAGAGGAGG gAAAGAGTATCTGGGAGTTGGTGGTGGAACAGTTTGAGGACCTGTTGGTCAGAATCTTACTGCTGGCTGCCTGCATCTctttt gtacTGGCTTGGTTTGAGGAAGGTGAGGAAACTGTCACTGCCTTTGTTGAGCCCTTtgtcatcctcctcatcctcatcgcGAATGCTGTCGTTGGAGTGTGGCAG GAGCGCAATGCAGAAAGTGCCATAGAGGCTCTCAAGGAGTACGAGCCAGAGATGGGGAAAGTTTATCGGGCGGACAGGAAGAGCGTGCAGAGAATCAAGGCCAGAGAGATTGTTCCTGGTGATGTGGTGGAGGTTTCTG TTGGAGACAAAGTGCCAGCTGACATCAGAATCATTTCCATCAAGTCTACAACCCTGCGTGTGGACCAGTCCATTCTTACTG GTGAGTCTGTCAGTGTGATCAAGCACACTGATCCTGTCCCAGACCCCCGGGCTGTCAACCAGGACAAAAAGAACATGCTATTCTCT GGCACCAATATTGCTGCTGGAAAAGCCACTGGAATTGTTGTTGCAACCGGTGTGTCGACTGAGATCGGTAAGATTCGTGACCAGATGGCTGCCACTGAGCAGGAGAAGACCCctctgcagcagaaactggaTGAGTTTGGAGAGCAGCTCTCCAAG GTCATCTCCCTCATTTGTGTGGCTGTCTGGATAATCAACATTGGCCATTTCAATGACCCTGTCCATGGAGGCTCCTGGATCCGTGGTGCTATCTACTATTTCAAGATTGCTGTGGCTCTGGCTGTGGCTGCCATCCCTGAAG GTCTCCCTGCTGTCATCACCACTTGCCTTGCTCTGGGAACACGACGTATGGCCAAGAAGAATGCCATTGTCAGAAGTCTGCCCTCTGTGGAGACCCTGGGCTGCACCTCAGTCATCTGCTCTGATAAGACTGGTACTCTCACCACCAATCAGATGTGTGTAACTAAG ATGTTCATCATTGATAAAGTAGAAGGTGACACCGTTTCCCTCGGTCAGTTCGACATCTCAGGCTCAAAGTACACCCCTGAAGGAGAAGT TACAAAAAATGGTGCACTGTTAAAGTGTGGACAGTATGATGGACTGGTTGAGCTGGCTACCATCTGTGCTCTGTGCAATGACTCTTCTCTGGACTACAACGAG TCCAAGGGTATTTATGAGAAAGTGGGTGAAGCCACTGAAACAGCATTGTGCTGTTTGGTGGAGAAGATGAACGTGTTCAACACGGAAGTGCGAGGCCTGTCCAAGGTGGAAAGGGCAAATGCGTGTTGTGCT GTGATTAAGCAGCTGATGAGGAAGGAGTTCACCCTAGAGTTTTCCAGAGACAGGAAGTCCATGTCAGTCTACTGCTCTCCAGCCAAGTCGGCCAAAGCTCCTGTGGGAAGCAAGATGTTTGTCAAA GGTGCTCCAGAGGGTGTCATTGACCGGTGTGCATACATCCGTGTGGGCACCACCCGTCTACCACTGACTGGCCCGGTCAAAGATCACATCATGTCAGTCATCAAGGAATGGGGCACTGGGCGCGACACCCTCCGCTGTTTGGCACTGGCCACCTGTGACAGCCCTATGAGGAAGGAGGAGATGAACCTGGAGGACTCAACCAAGTTTGCACAGTATGAG ACTGATCTGACCTTTGTGGGCTGTGTTGGCATGCTCGACCCTCCTCGTAAGGAAGTGATGGGCTCCATCGAGCTGTGCAAGGCCGCTGGCATCCGTGTCATCATGATTACTG GTGACAACAAAGGCACAGCGGTGGCCATCTGCCGTCGGATTGGCATCTTcagtgaggatgaggatgtCACTGGAAAGGCCTTCACCGGTCGTGAGTTTGATGACCTTGCACCCTATGATCAGAAGAACGCTGTACAAAAAGCTTGCTGCTTTGCCAGAGTGGAACCATCTCACAAGTCTAAGATCGTTGAGTACCTGCAGAGCTTTGATGAGATCACTGCCATG ACTGGTGATGGAGTGAACGATGCCCCCGCCTTGAAGAAGGCAGAGATTGGCATCGCCATGGGCTCTGGCACTGCCGTTGCCAAGTCAGCCTCTGAGATGGTCCTGGCTGACGACAACTTCTCTTCCATTGTGTCTGCTGTAGAGGAGGGCAGAGCCATTTACAACAACATGAAGCAGTTCATCCGTTACCTCATCTCCTCCAATGTAGGCGAGGTTGTCTG TATCTTCCTGACCGCTGCCCTGGGTCTGCCTGAGGCTCTGATCCCTGTCCAGCTGCTGTGGGTCAACCTTGTGACTGACGGTCTGCCTGCCACCGCACTGGGTTTCAACCCTCCTGACCTGGATATCATGGGCAAAGCCCCCCGCTCCCCAAAAGAGCCCCTCATCTCTGGCTGGCTCTTCTTCAGATATTTGGCCATTGGAG GTTATGTTGGTGCTGCAACTGTTGCAGCAGCTGCCTGGTGGTTCCTGTACAGTGATGATGGCCCCATGGTTACCTTCTATCAGCTG TCGCACTTCATGCAGTGCAGTGAGGACAACGAGGATTTTGCTGGGGTTAACTGTGAGGTGTTTGAATCTGCTCCTCCAATGACCATGGCTCTGTCTGTGCTCGTCACCATCGAGATGTGCAACGCTCTGAACAG